One Brevibacterium spongiae DNA segment encodes these proteins:
- a CDS encoding NAD(P)/FAD-dependent oxidoreductase — MSAPSTPANAAAPRNPDNAAAPSTPANPAAPDTSHPSASNSPDSLARQAFDVAVIGGGVAGLAASVALARSLRSVVVIDSGQPRNAPSAHAHNVLGQEGINPRELIAKGRAEAEGYGVSFIDATVTHAHAADPNGASAVPNGATDNLPGSTIEDSDHPAEAAPSHRFELTTSAGVVIAARRVIIATGLSDALPDIPGLAAEWGETVLHCPYCHGYEVRGQRIGIIGTTAMSYHQAMLFSQLSDTVTFVRHNAAAPDAQQSEMLEKLDIEYVDAAITEVARTDSETIVSVGAAGPTHTASAAHELVFDALAVGTYARANAELFSQLGGEVIDHPSGMGSFIPTQMAGQTDVPGVWAVGNSADMSAMVVASTASGVLAGAHVNADLIMEKLG, encoded by the coding sequence GCACCGAGCACCCCAGCCAATCCGGCCGCACCCGATACCTCACATCCATCCGCCTCGAACTCCCCTGACTCCCTCGCTCGCCAAGCCTTCGACGTGGCCGTCATCGGCGGAGGGGTCGCCGGACTCGCCGCCTCGGTCGCCCTGGCACGATCACTGCGCTCCGTCGTCGTCATCGACTCGGGTCAGCCGCGCAATGCGCCGAGCGCGCATGCACATAACGTCCTCGGCCAGGAGGGCATCAACCCGCGAGAACTCATCGCGAAAGGCCGCGCCGAGGCGGAGGGGTACGGAGTCAGCTTCATCGACGCGACCGTGACCCACGCGCACGCAGCCGATCCGAACGGTGCCTCAGCCGTTCCGAACGGTGCCACAGACAACTTGCCCGGCAGCACGATCGAAGACAGTGATCACCCCGCCGAGGCGGCTCCGTCCCATCGATTCGAACTGACCACCTCGGCGGGGGTGGTGATAGCGGCCCGCCGCGTCATCATCGCGACCGGATTGAGCGATGCGCTTCCCGACATCCCGGGGCTCGCCGCAGAGTGGGGCGAGACCGTCCTCCACTGCCCCTACTGCCATGGGTACGAGGTGCGCGGGCAGCGCATCGGCATCATCGGCACGACCGCTATGTCCTACCACCAGGCGATGCTGTTCTCCCAGCTCAGCGACACTGTCACGTTTGTTCGTCACAATGCTGCCGCACCTGATGCGCAGCAGTCGGAGATGCTGGAGAAGCTCGACATCGAGTATGTCGACGCCGCCATCACCGAGGTGGCCCGCACCGATTCGGAAACCATCGTCTCGGTGGGGGCAGCAGGACCAACCCACACAGCCAGCGCTGCGCATGAGCTCGTCTTCGACGCGCTGGCAGTCGGCACGTATGCGCGAGCGAATGCCGAATTGTTCTCCCAGCTCGGCGGCGAGGTCATCGACCATCCGAGCGGAATGGGCAGCTTCATTCCCACGCAGATGGCCGGCCAGACCGATGTGCCGGGCGTGTGGGCGGTCGGCAACAGCGCAGACATGTCGGCGATGGTCGTCGCCAGCACAGCGAGCGGCGTGCTCGCCGGCGCGCATGTCAACGCCGATCTCATCATGGAAAAGCTCGGCTGA